GTTTCTCAAGTTTCCAATGCAATAAGGAATTCTACCGGTCAAAACATTGCTTGACAAGTCGAGTTCATTAAGAGATTCTAGCAACCCAATTTCTTGAGGAATggaaccagagagtttgttGCCCCAAAGATAGAGTATGAATAGGCTTGTCAAGTTTCCAACAGAGGATGGAATCAAACCAGTGAGATTATTTTGTTGTAGTGATACATCAACGAGCATGATCATGtttccaatagaagaagggatttGACCAGAGAGTTGGTTGTGAACAAGGTAAAGGAAAGATAAGTTTCTTAAGTTTCCAATGGAATAAGGAATTTCACcagttaaaatattatatgacaAATCAAGTTGATCGAGAGACACTAGCAATCCAATTTCTTGAGGAATAGAACCAGAAAGTTTGTTATACTGAAAATAGAGTTTGGATAGGTTTGTCAAGTTTCCAACAGATAAGGGGATCAAACCAGTGAAATTATTTTCAGCTAAAGAAATAGCGAAAAGAGACGTCAACTTTCCAATTTCATGTGGGATGGTTCCAGAAAGAGAATTGTTCTGAAGGTCAAGAGCAACAAGATTACGGAAGGACGAGAAGTTGAAATCATAAAGCGTACCTCTCAAGCCAAAGTCTGCAAGGCTCAAATTGGTGACGCTTCCAGAATTGTCACAAGTGATTCCAACCCAGTTAATGCAAGGGCTGATGCCGGCCCAAGAAGAAAGGAGTGACTGGCTTCGGTTGTCAAGACTGGCTTTCCATTCGAGAAGAGCCTCAGCTTCTGTATTATTATCAAATAGTGAAGTTGTGGAGGAAGTGTGTTCAGCTAAAgcgaagaaagaagaaaagctgAATATGTGAAGGAGCAAAAACAGGATGTGgagaaagaacaagaagaatgGTTTGTTTAGTAAGGACGTCATGGTGTGTTTTCAAGAGATATAGGATATGGTTTGCTATGGTAGATTAGGCTCTTCCATGGAGAGGTATTTATAGGGAGGAAAGCatgatttgaatattttttatataaaaaatattcattgaaTATTACATCTCTTCTCtaattaagttgaaattaaCTAGCCTATGATTGCTCTCGTGCTTGACACGGTTGACTAACTTCTGATAAAATtccaattgaattttctttcccCTTTCCATATCATAGTTTGCGGCATCAAACTTTATGAAAGTAAATAAAGGGCAATAAAAAGCAAAGAGTTTTATGAAATAAACTTTAATCtcgaaagtttttttttaacaatttgatcACCACACTAAATTCAATGGGAGATATTGTAATTGACGTGGGACACACTTGTGGGTGTATCGCTTTGTAATTTCCAgttcatcaataatttcttcTCCCTTGCCATATTTTCCACTGAAAAGATAATGGAAAAGTACTGTATGTGAGAGACTCACCAAATTTCCATAATGGAGGGCCAACTTTGATGAAGAGACGTCTGAGAAGACTATGGATCAGTACCCGTGACAACCACGGGAACAAGTCAAACAAGTATGCTCCTTCAATGAGCCGCGTCAAGTTCCTATCAATCCCATTTTTctgaagttaaaaaataaattcataattattcaaCAGACTCCATGAATCCAACCCAACTCAGAAAAACCATAAAGAGGAGACACAGGACTCTCTACATTACAAAGCAAACACTGCAGCAGCAACTATACCATCTGATCCCACCACATTATTATGCATAAACCAAACTGCCCTGGATATATGCACAGGAGCCACAGGACTCTCAACATTAGCCGCAGGAACCGCCTATGCAGGTTTTTCTGGTGCAGGTGCCACTGGTGCTGGAGCTGGAGCATTAGAAGCAAAAATGTCCTTAGGGAGGAGAACCTTTTGAATCTTATAAATGGCAAGCTGGTTGTCTGTGTATACGGTGCCAGATAAGCTGGTTATCTTAATGTAAATTGAGCTTGATCTTAGTTAGAAAAGTGTTTGATGTGTAAAGAAGGGACAGAGTCAGGTTTTATAGTTGTTGGCAGAGGATCAAGCTAGGTGCAACGTACAATTTTAGCTATACAATTAGGTAGCTAGGATCTCTTCTTTTTCCGAAAGGTGGAGGGTATGAATGGAGAGGCAAGTTCAACAATGCTGCAACAACTAATTTTCTTGGAAAAGCagggaaaaaaatagattataaaaagTGGATTTCAAGTGGGTGTGACAGCAAATGAAGATGTCTATGATTGTCAAAATTATAGTTCTGAATCATCACTGGCAGAACATTTGAACATATACTTCTGaacatcaaaacaaatcatctGTAATGGCAGAGGAGTTTGACATGAAATCTCAACCGAATTATCTTTAATAGCTTTGATCTAGCTCCTTGAGCTTACAAGAGTCACATCCTTGAATCCATGACAGATTTCGATAGACGAACTTTCCAAATTCACGCGTCCAGAAATCAAATCTCACCCATACCACCACTTGACATGACATGATCAAGATACACTTACCTTATTATGTACTTTATTTGATGTTTGTGGCAAGCCTTCTTTCAAGCTTTATGCAATCTTCAAGTAAGCTGACTTTTTAGGGAAACAAAGAGAGTCCTAAGATATCGACGCAGAcataaacaacaaaagaaagacaGCAACTGCATAGGATCACCACGCAAATTTCAAATTGTGATACCTTTCTAAACTAgaaaacctgaaaataaaaaaaaatgcagtaaattttttaaaaaaactagaaaatttaaaaataaaaaggaaaaattacaaATCTAACCTGAATAGAACCTTTTGGATCTAGATGTCTTCCAGACCTGCTGACCATTACATATATAGGCCTATATAGCAAAATTTGAGCATGATTCAGCTGTGAAATTGAAAGCTGTAATTATGTGTCTTTTTGTCAAGTCAATCACTCTGCCCATCCCAAATATTGTTTTGGGCTTTGTTCTTTACCATCAGTCCATAGACATTCctttaatattatagttttgaaacccgacttGGTCTAATAGGTCAGCCCGGGATCCGGCTGATCCGGGACTAGAACCAATGAGGGGAATGACTGATTTTGGAGTGTTGTTTGAAACTACTGGCTATAGAAAATTGACTACTCTGATAGTGATTGGGCTGGTTCAGTCGATGATGTGAAGAGCACAGCAGGTTGTGTTCGATATCTGTTCAGGTGCACTTTCTTCGGTGACCAAGAAGCAAGAACCGAGGCACAATCCACTGAAGAAGCAGAGTGCATAACTTCAGCAGCAACTATGAATCCAGCCATACCGTTAAGGAAACTTGCCCAAGATATGGGGCAGCAACAGCATGTAGCAACTAGAATTCAAGTTGATAACAAGTCGGTCATTGCAATTGCAATAGCAAAATATTCAGTTAGTCAAGAAAAAAccaagcatatcaaaatgaagtTCCAGAGCTCATGAAGTAGAGAAAGCTAATACGGTGACCTTTAGCTGTTGTTACGCGGAAAAGCAACTTGCAGATATATTGCAGCGAGAGCTTCCACAAATATACATCCTTACCTTCACTGAAAGCATCTGCATGTAATAACAAACTTGTATGAAAAGTTGTCATTAAGAAGAAGCCTATCCAGAAAATACAAGTCGCGAAAGACACTAACATGAAGCAAGTTGAAACTAGAATTATTATCCAACACTTGCACACGGAACCATCTGCATACACCAAGACAAGAATTATATTTGTTTCCTGAATCCTGACAGGTAATATAGCAAGGAAATTCTTTTCGCACCAGAAGTTTACCAGCCCAGAGTAGGTGATTATATAACAGTCTAGTAAAGGTTGTTCTGTTTCAGAAGCCTTGTTTTTTGACAATTagcattttcttctcttttgaataattaaattgtcAATTGTCTTCTAACCTTGTAGCTTAAAGAAAACTACATTTCGGTTCGAAACATGCTTGTGTGAATTCCAAAATCACAATGAAACATCTGTTTTCACCATTATCCTGCAACATGTATAAATTAATGTGTAGCTCTAACTTATCACTAGCTTCAAAACGTCAATACTGCAAGACGAAGGAAAAACACAGATGGGTTGCATTAATCCTGCCGTGCAGCACGCTAAGGCGCTGCGAATGAGCAAGTGACTTCACATACCAGTCCCCAATGCTCTTTTATGTCCAAGAATGGAATGTTTTCTAAAATCAATCTCGATAAGTCCTTGAAATGCTACCTACCTACCTTAAATTGAATCATCTCTTGTAACCCAAGATCTGGACAAGTAATTAACCTCAATTGAAGCAGTGTTGACAGTAAAGTAACTAAGCTTTAGCCCCTTAAGCTTTAAAGAACCAAACTATTACTTTCTTCATTCCCTACAAATTTCAACAGATAAGCTTTCCAAATACGTACCCAGAAATCATCTACAAAGTCATCCTATTGGAGAAGAAAGCAAAGGAAACAATGACCTCAGAGACTGGAGCCTCATGGAGGCAATGGTCTTATTCAACCAAAAGCTAGGGAATAAGCACATGGCGCCAAGGtaataggaaatgaaatgaaaaaacaagattGACTAtttatatgtatgtgtgtgtgtgtgtgtattccaATTTGACCGAGAAATTAATCAACAGCTCAGAATTCAACCTTGATCACAAACTCAAATCATACAAACTGGACTCGACGTAAAATCAGAATTATTCAACACACAATCAGCCGGCGCAGCAAAATAAAGCACCAAACCGGACACAACCCCTACATATATCATATCAAGATTCAAAATCCTTCTACATTACAGAGAAAACATTGCAGAAGCAAGTAACCCAACTGATCCCACCACAAGATTATGAGTAACGATAAGGGCACTAGATACATCCACAGAAGCTGCAGGACTCTCTACCGTTACTGCGGGAACTGCCTTTGTTGGCTTTTCTGGTGCAGGTGCCGCTGGAGCTGGAGCTGGAGCATTAGAAGCAAAAATGTCCTTAGGGAGGAGTACCTTTTCAATCTTATAAATGGCTAGGTGATTGTCTGTGTATACGGTGCCAGATAAACTTGTATTGGTAAGTCCTGTGGTTATGTTCACCGAGTTTGGATAACTTGTGACATTAAGCGGTAACCTACTACCTGTTCCGGCCCATGTTCCGAGAGGATTGCTTACGGTCTGGAACTGGGAAGTAGATAGGAATGTTGGAACTACGTGAAACTTCACTAACTCAGACTTGTCTCCATCACTTAGAGTGTTGAGAGTTCCTGATTTCAGTTCCGAAAATGCGCTATCCGTTGGTGCAAAGATGGTTAAACCAGTGCTTGAGTCATTTAGCGCGGAGAATAAGTGGCTTTCCTCTTGAGTGGATCTCAAAAGACGGATAAGGATCGTAAAGTGGCCAGCCTTCTCGAGGATTTTGGTGACGTTGGTGATGCCATGCGGTGCAGCTGCCTGTGTTGGGGTTGCTGCTGGAGGTGATGCAACCACTGCTGGTGCCTGAGCCGGGGCTGCAGCTGGTGACTGGGCAAAGGTATTGGTACAAtggaggaaaagaagaaaaattgaaaatgaagagaGTAAGTACTGTGGCTTCATCTTTATGTTGTTAAGATATAATGCTAGAAACAATGCAAAAATGCTAATGTAAACTGAGCTTGATTTTTGTTAGAAGTGCTTGATGTGTATAGAGGGGACAGTTTGAGGTTATATAGTTGCGAGCAGAGGATCAAGTTAGGTGCAATATACAATTTTAGTTACACAACTAGGTTGCAAGTACCTTATCTTACTCCAAAAGGTGGAGGGTCATCAATGGAGATGGAAAATTGACAATGCTGCAGCAGCTACTTTGCATGGAAAGTAGGAGGAAACAGAAACAAGAATCTAAGAAGTAGATTTCAAGTGGGTGTGACAGCAAATGAAGATGTGCATTTCCCACTCATCAATGGCAGAACATTTGAGCATACTTCCACACATTATAACAAAATCATCTTTAATGATAGAAGATTTGGACAAGGAATCTCAGCTGACCCCATCTTTGtatccaaaaaaataagtttttacaTTGCTTAAAATGGCttggatataaaataaaaaaatactattcatatttttttttcatttgaaaaataatgaaaatttatattagaAAGATActgagaatttttaaaatatgtttttcaatctcaatacaaatttaaaaaactaaaaaaattagttttccaTAGGAAGTTACAGTTTCCATTTTTCTtactccaattttattttttaaatattattttgtttctaaacAATTTTTTACATCCTTTTAATCCTCATGAGAAATTGATAGACTAACTTTCCAAATTTAGACACATAAATTAGATCTCACACCAGGCCATCACTTAATTGACATAATCAAGAAACACTTTCTAACGTAAGTGAGCCAAGAACAGGCCATGTTGCTGcttacaatgatttttttccttatgcAAACACAAGCCTAGAAATTTTATATGAAcattttgaagtaaaaaaaaaaagatgcctgCTCTCTCTCACACCCTTTTTTCCGCTAATTATCAACACGAACAGTTTTGAAACTAGAGAAGAAACCTGAGTCTGATTTGGACTTGAACTCGAGAAAGATTCGTATAGCAAAGAAATTATCTTAGCAAGATTAAGGAGGAAAAGAGAATCAAATTAATCCCACAAAATAGTATAGCAAGACACTTGGCATGAGCAGGTGACCTAAGAACTGGTCTGCAATGCTTACTATAGTTTTTCTGTCCAAGACTGAAATATTTGCTCCAATGAAACCTGACAAGTCCTTGAAGTTGGAAATAATACCTCCTCACCTTAAATTGAATAATCTCTAGTGAGCCAAGATTTGGAGAAGTAATATCAGCAGGCAATGCATTCTTGTGAGTGAAGGAAATTAATTTTAGCACTCGTTAAGCTTTAACGaacaatattttatgtttttcattccTTACAACCTTCAAGAGATGTGATCTCCAAATTCACATCCAGAAATCAAGTCACCCTCAAAGTCATCTGGTGGAAGGCAATGCTCAACGAACACTGACCTCGGACTTAAGCCCCAAGAAGGCATTTCTCATGCTATATTTTATaccaaaaataacatttaagcCTCAAAAATTTAACACGTCCAATTCTGAGCATAAAGAATGACAGGTCGCCCAGGAACCGGAGAGAAACCGAAGTGAATTTCTTGTACATTGTACTTAATGGCATTAGCAATCCACTCAAGATGTTCAAAGATGGAAGTAAAATTTGCAAGGAGAAGAGGAAGGTGAGCGATGGAGAAGGTGCAGCAAGAGAAGCAGGAGTGGTCATCGTAGCATTAATAGAGACTTATAGACAGGAATTCGGGTTTACCAGTGGCTAGTTAGAAAAGATCAAGCTTGGTCATGTCTCTAAACAAAATGTAAAGATACCAAAATCACACCTAATAATTTAGAAAGTGGAAAAGCTTAAGAGCATCAAGGTTGATCTTCTAAGACATCAATTTTAAGTGAATTATAATGTAGAAACTGCAAGTTCTCAAGCAAGTGTAGCATGAAATGCTGGGGGGCTTTTTTCGATATGGAAAATTTGTCCAGCAAGTATGAATGTATGATTAATAGAGAAATCAAAGATAATCATTGTTCAAGGGTAGGAATTGATGCTTCCTCCAATGCTCATAATCATAGAATTCTTGATCCGCCAATCAAACCACCATTATCTAGCCAAAAGCTAGCTAGGAAATGATAGATGACACCAGGatgatagtgaaaaaaaaatgaaatttgatgaCTTATCAAGTTAATTAGATAGAATCTCAAAACTCAAATCAGTCATGAACTCAAATCATACAAACTGGATTCAAAGTAAAAGCAGAATTATTCAACACACAATCAACCGGCGCGGCAAAATAAAGCACCAAACCGGGCACAACCCCTACATATATCATAACAAGATTCAAAATCCTTCTACATTACAGAGAAAACATTGCAGAAGCAAGTAAAACAAATGATCCCACCAGAATATTATTAGTAAAGATAAGTGCACTAGATATATCCACAGAAGCTGCAGGACTCTCTACAGTTACTGCAGGAACTGCCTTTGTTGGCTTTTCTGGTGCAGGTGCCACTGGTGCTGGAGCTGGAGCATTAGAAGCAAAAATGTCCTTGGGGAGGAGTACCTTTTCAATCTTATAAATGGCAAGCTGGTTGTCTGTGTATACGGTTCCAGATAAACTTGTATTGGTAAGTCCTGTGGTTATGTTCACCGAGTTTGGATAACTTGTGACATTAAGCGGTAACCTACTACCTGTTCCGGCCCATGTTCCGAGAGGATTGCTTACGGTCTGGAACTGGGAAGTGGATAGGAATGTTGGAACTACGTGAAACTTCACTAACTCGGACTTGTCTCCATCCCTTAGAGTGTTGAGAGTTCCTGATTTGAGTTCCGAAAATGCGCTATCTGTTGGTGCAAAGATGGTTAAACCAGTGCTTGAATCATTTAGTGCAGAGAATAAGTGGCTTTCCTCTTGAGTGGATCTCAAAAGACGGATAAAGATCGTGAAGTGGCCAGCCTTCTCGAGGATTTTGGTGACGTTGGTGATGCCATGCGGTGCAGCTGCCTGTGTTGGGGTTGCAGCTGGAGGTGGTGCAACGACTACTGCCGGTGCCTGCGCTGGGGCTGCAGCTGGTATCTGGGCAAAGGTATTGGCACAATggagaaataaaaggaatattgaaaataaagagaTTAACTGCTGCTTCATCTTTATGTTTTTGGGATTAATTATAATGAACAATAGATCAGAAATGACAATGCAAGTTGAGCTAGAATTGTGCATGGAAGTATTTGATGTGTAAAGAAGAGATAGAGTGAGGTTTTTATAGTGGTGGGAAGAGGATGAACTTAGGTGTAATGTCCAGTTTTAGTTACAAACTATGTTTATATCAAGTACCTTATCTTACTTCAAAAGGTGGAGGGTATCAAAGGAGAGGGAACTTTGACAAATGCTGCAGCAACTAGTTTGCTTGGAAAAGAATGGAAAAAAGTTTCTAAAACTTAGTAGATTTCAAGTGGGTGTGACAGAAAATAAGGATGTCAATGATTGTCAGAATTATAATTGTCTGAATCAAAAAGGAAGAATAGCTTCATCAATGATAGAGCCTTCAGTGACCTGTTAGCCGAAGAAAGGGCAACATTCACTATTCACTTGCAATTCAGTAAATAATTCTGATGAATAGATCTTTCCACCCTTCGATCCATGACGACCTTGCGTGCCATTCACAACGATTTTGCAGTATACAAGCCGCCTCGGATGAAGGGAGCCTTGAGTTTTTGACATGGAACATGTTGctcatatatttataaatgacaaaaataattataattttagatttaattattagatcGCCGTAAGATAATTCTACAAGCTCAATTTTGTAAGTAATGTCAGTgaaaatctcttaaatttttgttgtttttattatttttcttattactattgaattttaataacttttctcgctaagatttgaatttttttgattagATTGATTTTAATCTCTAAATAAActgttggtatttttttttatcatattattgaattttaaactttacAGAAAATATGAAGTTTTCTCTGCCTATATCTCCATATTATAACCTTAGAATTTGCGAACCATAATTATGACGTTATTTGTAGTGTCAATTTTTGCCATCGTCAAACCAATACGTGGAAACATGAGTTCAAGTTCTTTCACATGGTGCTCAATAGCATTAAGCATTCATGATGGTTGCTAGAACCAAGATGGAAGTAAAACTTTTACAGAGGAGAAGATGAATGGAGAACTGTGGAGGATACGTTTTGTTGTGCTCAATAGCATGAGTTAGTGCAAATGGTTGGATCCAATTGGCCTGCCTCGGAAGGGTCAAACAATTTGCTTACGcaaattttagatttgttttttaaagattaccggttttaagttttataaattttagagccACTATAAGCTTATATaactgttaattttaaaacccgtGGCATTAATCAAAATACATGTAAGCTAACTTTAAtacccacattaataaaaatatatatatataactaaagGCTCAATATTGTTGTTATATTATCTCACAGAAAACttgaaactaaaaaagactcaaaatcaaattcaaaatataggCTATTCAAGTATATTATCCCTCGGAAGAATGCTCGACTAAAAtgcttctcctttcccttctgTTTAAGAACCAGGAGGACCTATCCAATTTCACAAGACAAAAACCGGTAACATTGCCCATTTTTCATCGGAATGTACTTCTTCCATATGTAGGTGGACTAACTGTTATCATCTTTGTCTCTTGATGAACAATTTTCCTATCGTCTTCAGGTATCAGGGAATAGATTCCCACCGGAGCTTGTTCCGATCTATCCAAGATAGGGTAGAAGCTATTGGGCTAGTCTGATCATTCTAGTCCATGGTTCTTGGCAAAACATGGAAGGTATTTGGTGGGCTCTTTTCCTTTAACACTATTTAAATGGCGGATATAGCAGGACTCTAGATAAATTCATGATCTTGCTTAATCTTTTTTAACGGtaaaagatgttttttaattactaaGATTAACTCTTCTTtgctaataattttaaagtgcaCTTCTCATAATTTAAtacattcaaaaaaatttaataaatttcttatcTACATGTTTTAGCCCATGCAAAAACCCAAAAGCCTAAATCACACTAGATTTCAGCCCAGATAACAGCAACCAGTGTAAGAGGCCCAAATATATAGCTAGGGCTCAGTCTGTCCTAAAACGGACTCCCTCTCCTCAGCCCCTCCCCTctccctcttctctctctcaaaaaccCTCCAAAATCTGTCTCAGATTCTCTCTTGGGTTTTCAGCCAAGATGCTAACAGGGGACATACCACCGAACCAAACAATTTACATTAAGAACCTCAACGAGAAGGTCAAGAAAGAAGGTATGTTGTTGCTTACTTCCATCTAACGTTCTTCCTGTTTTTCTTGCCCAGAAAAATAAGCTAAGTTTGAGCgactaaaaccctaaaaagaatCTGAAATTTacgattttttttccttcttaagcAATATAGAAGCTAAAAGCACTCTTGGTTGAGAGGAGATTTATTCTTAGGGTTACTGCTAGTGAAATCAAGCTTAGAATTTTAGTGTGGAAGTAGCTTAAATTAGttgttaaagaaaattatttgatcAATGAGAAGTGAAACTAATGTGATTTGTAGtgatatttatgtattttaacttaattatgtgaggttttttattgggtgtctttttttttgtgtgtgggtAGAGTTGAAGAGGTCACTTTATTGTTTGTTCTCTCAATATGGGAGGATTTTGGATGTTGTTGCTTTGAAGACGGCGAGGCTTCGAGGGCAAGCATGGGTAGTGTTTAGTGAAGTTACGGCTGCGAGTAATGCTGTGCGACAGATGCAGGGTTTTCCATTTTATGATAAACCTATGGTACGTCTTGCGATGCTTGGTCAGTAAGTCTTCGCTCTTTGTATTTGCTAATGTATCAATTAGGGTATGTTTC
This genomic stretch from Populus alba chromosome 19, ASM523922v2, whole genome shotgun sequence harbors:
- the LOC118029571 gene encoding fasciclin-like arabinogalactan protein 11, encoding MKPQYLLSSFSIFLLFLHCTNTFAQSPAAAPAQAPAVVASPPAATPTQAAAPHGITNVTKILEKAGHFTILIRLLRSTQEESHLFSALNDSSTGLTIFAPTDSAFSELKSGTLNTLSDGDKSELVKFHVVPTFLSTSQFQTVSNPLGTWAGTGSRLPLNVTSYPNSVNITTGLTNTSLSGTVYTDNHLAIYKIEKVLLPKDIFASNAPAPAPAAPAPEKPTKAVPAANVESPVAPVHISRAVWFMHNNVVGSDGIVAAAVFAL
- the LOC118029572 gene encoding fasciclin-like arabinogalactan protein 11 — its product is MHNSSSTCIVISDLLFIIINPKNIKMKQQLISLFSIFLLFLHCANTFAQIPAAAPAQAPAVVVAPPPAATPTQAAAPHGITNVTKILEKAGHFTIFIRLLRSTQEESHLFSALNDSSTGLTIFAPTDSAFSELKSGTLNTLRDGDKSELVKFHVVPTFLSTSQFQTVSNPLGTWAGTGSRLPLNVTSYPNSVNITTGLTNTSLSGTVYTDNQLAIYKIEKVLLPKDIFASNAPAPAPVAPAPEKPTKAVPAVTVESPAASVDISSALIFTNNILVGSFVLLASAMFSL